A part of Crassostrea angulata isolate pt1a10 chromosome 5, ASM2561291v2, whole genome shotgun sequence genomic DNA contains:
- the LOC128183665 gene encoding uncharacterized protein LOC128183665 isoform X2: MLGSQPLASSGGVRCVHCFPGNYLNSTRCKPCLLGTYQAVPGQLICDVCPTGKHVTEDRTKCLDSVCVSTFLSQKTQNIDLTCTSESQMCMSTCLGGYIQDDGGLSTVYNCSGEGWFPPLKSCIKYEYSTYNVDLEAVYSTNDAVAATCLSQFQAFTSAHRDYFQTNISTSCSELHDGNVTIENITIGSIAFQIKMTFHLKFYGSWPTKIMDVCMDIIKITFQSRTTYLHPYTVLQCTDGRTNVTKVSAQRSGDVLNCPDGRLIINSTEASYCIPCSAGTFQNDLICLPCPNGTYQPILGQNFCQNCSDWTKVNEDRTECRLEVMLLPNVTEQSTELTTTEQTITTDLAETKETTQNVFTSILTILSTSASLTTTVVTIETTETSTEKSTSSSPTTTALRTTKGYTIPCGLDQLSSAIPNSKYTRAAHNQTCTVECSSGYVTSEGEASVEYRCEGDVWTPNRKLCLEYDIPFTTSALYTTYSTVDQVALSCLQDFREITERNKDLFQKTITDYCGDLGINAGGLKIENITSISLSFQITNTILITFYEESVDVREVCLDYITLIFLNVPSLLMPYSRLNCTSGLSDVTKVSASHGSPSYSCNNRTYLVNRTSQVYCVPCAPGMYIVSSQCVPCPESHYQPLPGQLTCEPCTENRTVVESDTNCTEIVDDENDFNYGKSQVGPTGLTETEIIVIAAKRRTSHADVSGDVKSADGVSVKSDEYLRGSHA, translated from the exons ATGTTGGGTTCACAGCCGTTGGCGAGTTCAGGGGGTGTTCGATGTG ttcattGCTTTCCTGGAAATTACCTAAACTCGACCCGATGTAAGCCCTGCCTCCTAGGAACGTATCAGGCAGTTCCGGGTCAGCTGATCTGTGACGTATGTCCAACCGGAAAACACGTCACAGAGGACAGAACTAAATGTCTAG ATTCGGTGTGTGTTTCTACTTTCCTTTCCCAGAAGAcccaaaatattgatttaacgTGTACCTCTGAGAGTCAAATGTGTATGTCCACCTGCTTGGGTGGGTACATACAAGATGACGGGGGACTTTCTACAGTGTATAACTGCAGCGGAGAAGGATGGTTTCCTCCTCTTAAGAGTTGTATAA aATATGAATATTCCACATACAATGTTGACCTAGAAGCTGTCTATTCAACCAACGACGCAGTGGCGGCCACTTGTTTAAGTCAATTCCAAGCCTTTACTTCTGCTCACAGAGATTACTTCCAAACAAACATATCTACCTCCTGTAGCGAACTTCATGACGGTAATGTGACCATTGAAAATATAACTATTGGATCCATCGCATTCCAA ATAAAGATGACATTTCATCTGAAATTTTATGGATCATGGCCAACAAAAATAATGGATGTGTGCATGGACATAAtaaaaattacttttcaaagtcgGACGACTTATCTCCATCCATACACAGTCCTACAATGCACGGACGGGCGAACCAATGTGACCAAAGTATCGGCACAAAGATCCGGCGATGTGCTTAACTGTCCGGATGGACGGCTCATCATCAACTCCACAGAGGCGTCCTACTGCA TTCCATGTTCAGCTGGgacatttcaaaatgatttgataTGCTTACCGTGTCCCAATGGAACTTATCAACCAATTCTTGGCCAAAACTTTTGTCAAAACTGCTCTGATTGGACAAAAGTAAACGAGGACCGCACTGAATGTCGACTAGAAG TGATGTTATTACCAAATGTCACAGAGCAATCAACGGAATTGACTACAACAGAGCAGACCATAACAACTGATTTAGCAGAGACAAAGGAAACGACACAAAACGTCTTTACGTCAATTTTGACAATATTGTCAACGTCTGCGTCTTTGACAACAACGGTTGTTACCATAGAAACGACTGAAACATCGACAGAGAAATCCACGAGCTCTTCACCGACTACCACAGCACTGCGGACTACCAAAG GTTATACAATTCCTTGTGGTTTGGACCAACTTTCCTCAGCCATTCCAAACTCAAAATACACGCGCGCTGCACACAACCAAACCTGTACGGTAGAGTGTAGCAGTGGATATGTCACCAGTGAGGGGGAGGCGTCTGTAGAGTACAGGTGTGAGGGCGATGTGTGGACTCCAAACCGGAAACTCTGTCTGG AATACGATATTCCCTTTACGACAAGCGCCCTCTACACGACTTACAGCACTGTGGACCAAGTAGCTTTGTCCTGTCTTCAAGATTTCCGAGAAATCACAGAAAGAAACAAGGACCTATTTCAGAAGACCATCACAGACTACTGTGGGGATTTGGGTATAAACGCTGGGGGTTTGAAGATCGAAAACATCACATCAATTTCACTCTCGTTTCAA ATAACAAATACAATACTGATTACGTTCTACGAAGAAAGCGTTGACGTCCGTGAGGTTTGTCTTGACTATATCACGCTGATATTTCTTAACGTTCCTTCTCTACTCATGCCGTACTCTCGACTCAACTGTACCTCAGGGTTATCAGACGTTACCAAAGTGTCCGCCAGTCACGGCAGTCCGTCCTATAGCTGTAATAACAGGACATATCTGGTGAACAGGACAAGCCAAGTATATTGTG TTCCCTGTGCCCCCGGAATGTACATAGTATCCTCTCAATGTGTCCCTTGTCCTGAAAGTCATTATCAACCACTTCCGGGTCAGCTCACATGTGAACCATGCACTGAAAACAGGACGGTGGTGGAGAGTGATACAAACTGTACAG aaaTAGTTGATGATGAAAATGATTTCAACTACGGAAAATCACAAGTAGGACCCACAGGCCTAACGGAAACGGAAATAATCGTCATTGCAGCG AAGAGAAGAACATCTCATGCAGATGTGTCAGGTGATGTTAAGTCAGCAGACGGTGTGTCAGTCAAATCGGACGAATACCTCAGAGGAAGTCATGCATAA
- the LOC128183665 gene encoding uncharacterized protein LOC128183665 isoform X1 — MLGSQPLASSGGVRCVHCFPGNYLNSTRCKPCLLGTYQAVPGQLICDVCPTGKHVTEDRTKCLDSVCVSTFLSQKTQNIDLTCTSESQMCMSTCLGGYIQDDGGLSTVYNCSGEGWFPPLKSCIKYEYSTYNVDLEAVYSTNDAVAATCLSQFQAFTSAHRDYFQTNISTSCSELHDGNVTIENITIGSIAFQIKMTFHLKFYGSWPTKIMDVCMDIIKITFQSRTTYLHPYTVLQCTDGRTNVTKVSAQRSGDVLNCPDGRLIINSTEASYCIPCSAGTFQNDLICLPCPNGTYQPILGQNFCQNCSDWTKVNEDRTECRLEVMLLPNVTEQSTELTTTEQTITTDLAETKETTQNVFTSILTILSTSASLTTTVVTIETTETSTEKSTSSSPTTTALRTTKGYTIPCGLDQLSSAIPNSKYTRAAHNQTCTVECSSGYVTSEGEASVEYRCEGDVWTPNRKLCLEYDIPFTTSALYTTYSTVDQVALSCLQDFREITERNKDLFQKTITDYCGDLGINAGGLKIENITSISLSFQITNTILITFYEESVDVREVCLDYITLIFLNVPSLLMPYSRLNCTSGLSDVTKVSASHGSPSYSCNNRTYLVNRTSQVYCVPCAPGMYIVSSQCVPCPESHYQPLPGQLTCEPCTENRTVVESDTNCTEIVDDENDFNYGKSQVGPTGLTETEIIVIAAVSVCVVFLLVVIATVYYCKKSKAAKEKNISCRCVR, encoded by the exons ATGTTGGGTTCACAGCCGTTGGCGAGTTCAGGGGGTGTTCGATGTG ttcattGCTTTCCTGGAAATTACCTAAACTCGACCCGATGTAAGCCCTGCCTCCTAGGAACGTATCAGGCAGTTCCGGGTCAGCTGATCTGTGACGTATGTCCAACCGGAAAACACGTCACAGAGGACAGAACTAAATGTCTAG ATTCGGTGTGTGTTTCTACTTTCCTTTCCCAGAAGAcccaaaatattgatttaacgTGTACCTCTGAGAGTCAAATGTGTATGTCCACCTGCTTGGGTGGGTACATACAAGATGACGGGGGACTTTCTACAGTGTATAACTGCAGCGGAGAAGGATGGTTTCCTCCTCTTAAGAGTTGTATAA aATATGAATATTCCACATACAATGTTGACCTAGAAGCTGTCTATTCAACCAACGACGCAGTGGCGGCCACTTGTTTAAGTCAATTCCAAGCCTTTACTTCTGCTCACAGAGATTACTTCCAAACAAACATATCTACCTCCTGTAGCGAACTTCATGACGGTAATGTGACCATTGAAAATATAACTATTGGATCCATCGCATTCCAA ATAAAGATGACATTTCATCTGAAATTTTATGGATCATGGCCAACAAAAATAATGGATGTGTGCATGGACATAAtaaaaattacttttcaaagtcgGACGACTTATCTCCATCCATACACAGTCCTACAATGCACGGACGGGCGAACCAATGTGACCAAAGTATCGGCACAAAGATCCGGCGATGTGCTTAACTGTCCGGATGGACGGCTCATCATCAACTCCACAGAGGCGTCCTACTGCA TTCCATGTTCAGCTGGgacatttcaaaatgatttgataTGCTTACCGTGTCCCAATGGAACTTATCAACCAATTCTTGGCCAAAACTTTTGTCAAAACTGCTCTGATTGGACAAAAGTAAACGAGGACCGCACTGAATGTCGACTAGAAG TGATGTTATTACCAAATGTCACAGAGCAATCAACGGAATTGACTACAACAGAGCAGACCATAACAACTGATTTAGCAGAGACAAAGGAAACGACACAAAACGTCTTTACGTCAATTTTGACAATATTGTCAACGTCTGCGTCTTTGACAACAACGGTTGTTACCATAGAAACGACTGAAACATCGACAGAGAAATCCACGAGCTCTTCACCGACTACCACAGCACTGCGGACTACCAAAG GTTATACAATTCCTTGTGGTTTGGACCAACTTTCCTCAGCCATTCCAAACTCAAAATACACGCGCGCTGCACACAACCAAACCTGTACGGTAGAGTGTAGCAGTGGATATGTCACCAGTGAGGGGGAGGCGTCTGTAGAGTACAGGTGTGAGGGCGATGTGTGGACTCCAAACCGGAAACTCTGTCTGG AATACGATATTCCCTTTACGACAAGCGCCCTCTACACGACTTACAGCACTGTGGACCAAGTAGCTTTGTCCTGTCTTCAAGATTTCCGAGAAATCACAGAAAGAAACAAGGACCTATTTCAGAAGACCATCACAGACTACTGTGGGGATTTGGGTATAAACGCTGGGGGTTTGAAGATCGAAAACATCACATCAATTTCACTCTCGTTTCAA ATAACAAATACAATACTGATTACGTTCTACGAAGAAAGCGTTGACGTCCGTGAGGTTTGTCTTGACTATATCACGCTGATATTTCTTAACGTTCCTTCTCTACTCATGCCGTACTCTCGACTCAACTGTACCTCAGGGTTATCAGACGTTACCAAAGTGTCCGCCAGTCACGGCAGTCCGTCCTATAGCTGTAATAACAGGACATATCTGGTGAACAGGACAAGCCAAGTATATTGTG TTCCCTGTGCCCCCGGAATGTACATAGTATCCTCTCAATGTGTCCCTTGTCCTGAAAGTCATTATCAACCACTTCCGGGTCAGCTCACATGTGAACCATGCACTGAAAACAGGACGGTGGTGGAGAGTGATACAAACTGTACAG aaaTAGTTGATGATGAAAATGATTTCAACTACGGAAAATCACAAGTAGGACCCACAGGCCTAACGGAAACGGAAATAATCGTCATTGCAGCGGTATCTGTCTGTGTGGTTTTTTTACTTGTTGTTATAGCAACAGTATACTACTGCAAAAAGTCTAAAGCAGCAA AAGAGAAGAACATCTCATGCAGATGTGTCAGGTGA